A genomic segment from Corylus avellana chromosome ca5, CavTom2PMs-1.0 encodes:
- the LOC132182786 gene encoding glycerophosphodiester phosphodiesterase GDPD4 isoform X1 encodes MAIPMRLLGRRQRGERFLQRQFGGHGGGFLHRFRLRFSSQRLFRTIIISLVFIAVVPPIFFHFRLRNFHQMQQRKCGWLNDPPLVCAHGGDSTKAFPNTMAAYRIALGSHVDCIEIDVSRSSDGVLFALHDRDLQRISGNSTSKVGHLSMKEIKELGSAHQSVEKFHDERIPTIEDALTLISSSVRQVVIDVKVGPPLYEKGLAKDILSVVERTKCSNCLVWAKSDSLARDVIKLSPHTMVGYIVMKDPSTGARTKLLRMKSAGVVGVYHPLVDEKLVKILHGRNKEVYAWTVDDVDSMQKMLFERVDAVVTSNPTLLQRLMQDTRTQCLEEGFTMSQ; translated from the exons ATGGCTATCCCAATGAGACTGCTGGGAAGGAGACAACGAGGGGAGCGATTCCTACAGAGGCAATTCGGTGGGCACGGTGGTGGATTCCTCCATCGCTTCAGATTAAGATTTTCTTCGCAAAGACTCTTCCGTACGATTATCATAAGCCTGGTCTTCATCGCTGTCGTGCCTCCAATTTTCTTCCACTTCCGACTCAGGAACTTCCACCAG ATGCAACAAAGAAAGTGCGGTTGGCTGAATGATCCTCCGCTTGTATGTGCTCACGGAGGTGACTCGACTAAGGCCTTCCCCAACACG ATGGCTGCATATCGTATTGCACTTGGTTCTCATGTAGACTGCATTGAGATTGATGTTTCTCGTTCCTCAGATGGGGTTTTGTTCGCGCTGCACGATAG GGATTTGCAGCGGATATCTGGAAACAGTACTTCTAAAGTAGGGCACTTGAGCATGAAAGAG ATAAAAGAGCTAGGCAGTGCTCATCAATCTGTGGAGAAGTTTCATGATGAAAGAATTCCTACCATTGAAGATGCTTTGACG TTGATATCAAGTTCTGTTCGGCAAGTGGTTATAGATGTTAAGGTTGGGCCTCCATTATATGAAAAAGGGCTTGCAAAGGATATTCTTTCTGTT GTTGAAAGAACAAAGTGTTCAAATTGCCTTGTATGGGCTAAAAGTGACAGTTTAGCAAGGGATGTAATTAAACTATCACCGCATACTATG GTGGGTTACATTGTCATGAAGGATCCTTCTACTGGGGCTAGAACCAAATTATTGAGGATGAAAAGTGCTGGAGTCGTTGGTGTCTATCACCCTTTGGTTGATGAAAAGCTTGTGAAAATTCTGCATGG GAGGAATAAAGAAGTCTATGCCTGGACTGTCGATGACGTGGATTCCATGCAAAAGATGTTGTTTGAGCGAGTGGATGCTGTTGTTACAAGCAACCCTACTCTACTTCAACGTCTAATGCAAGATACTAGAACACAATGCCTTGAGGAAGGTTTTACGATGTCACAATGA
- the LOC132182786 gene encoding glycerophosphodiester phosphodiesterase GDPD4 isoform X3, which translates to MAIPMRLLGRRQRGERFLQRQFGGHGGGFLHRFRLRFSSQRLFRTIIISLVFIAVVPPIFFHFRLRNFHQMQQRKCGWLNDPPLVCAHGGDSTKAFPNTMAAYRIALGSHVDCIEIDVSRSSDGVLFALHDRDLQRISGNSTSKVGHLSMKEIKELGSAHQSVEKFHDERIPTIEDALTVGYIVMKDPSTGARTKLLRMKSAGVVGVYHPLVDEKLVKILHGRNKEVYAWTVDDVDSMQKMLFERVDAVVTSNPTLLQRLMQDTRTQCLEEGFTMSQ; encoded by the exons ATGGCTATCCCAATGAGACTGCTGGGAAGGAGACAACGAGGGGAGCGATTCCTACAGAGGCAATTCGGTGGGCACGGTGGTGGATTCCTCCATCGCTTCAGATTAAGATTTTCTTCGCAAAGACTCTTCCGTACGATTATCATAAGCCTGGTCTTCATCGCTGTCGTGCCTCCAATTTTCTTCCACTTCCGACTCAGGAACTTCCACCAG ATGCAACAAAGAAAGTGCGGTTGGCTGAATGATCCTCCGCTTGTATGTGCTCACGGAGGTGACTCGACTAAGGCCTTCCCCAACACG ATGGCTGCATATCGTATTGCACTTGGTTCTCATGTAGACTGCATTGAGATTGATGTTTCTCGTTCCTCAGATGGGGTTTTGTTCGCGCTGCACGATAG GGATTTGCAGCGGATATCTGGAAACAGTACTTCTAAAGTAGGGCACTTGAGCATGAAAGAG ATAAAAGAGCTAGGCAGTGCTCATCAATCTGTGGAGAAGTTTCATGATGAAAGAATTCCTACCATTGAAGATGCTTTGACG GTGGGTTACATTGTCATGAAGGATCCTTCTACTGGGGCTAGAACCAAATTATTGAGGATGAAAAGTGCTGGAGTCGTTGGTGTCTATCACCCTTTGGTTGATGAAAAGCTTGTGAAAATTCTGCATGG GAGGAATAAAGAAGTCTATGCCTGGACTGTCGATGACGTGGATTCCATGCAAAAGATGTTGTTTGAGCGAGTGGATGCTGTTGTTACAAGCAACCCTACTCTACTTCAACGTCTAATGCAAGATACTAGAACACAATGCCTTGAGGAAGGTTTTACGATGTCACAATGA
- the LOC132182786 gene encoding glycerophosphodiester phosphodiesterase GDPD4 isoform X2, which translates to MAIPMRLLGRRQRGERFLQRQFGGHGGGFLHRFRLRFSSQRLFRTIIISLVFIAVVPPIFFHFRLRNFHQMQQRKCGWLNDPPLVCAHGGDSTKAFPNTMAAYRIALGSHVDCIEIDVSRSSDGVLFALHDRDLQRISGNSTSKVGHLSMKEIKELGSAHQSVEKFHDERIPTIEDALTVERTKCSNCLVWAKSDSLARDVIKLSPHTMVGYIVMKDPSTGARTKLLRMKSAGVVGVYHPLVDEKLVKILHGRNKEVYAWTVDDVDSMQKMLFERVDAVVTSNPTLLQRLMQDTRTQCLEEGFTMSQ; encoded by the exons ATGGCTATCCCAATGAGACTGCTGGGAAGGAGACAACGAGGGGAGCGATTCCTACAGAGGCAATTCGGTGGGCACGGTGGTGGATTCCTCCATCGCTTCAGATTAAGATTTTCTTCGCAAAGACTCTTCCGTACGATTATCATAAGCCTGGTCTTCATCGCTGTCGTGCCTCCAATTTTCTTCCACTTCCGACTCAGGAACTTCCACCAG ATGCAACAAAGAAAGTGCGGTTGGCTGAATGATCCTCCGCTTGTATGTGCTCACGGAGGTGACTCGACTAAGGCCTTCCCCAACACG ATGGCTGCATATCGTATTGCACTTGGTTCTCATGTAGACTGCATTGAGATTGATGTTTCTCGTTCCTCAGATGGGGTTTTGTTCGCGCTGCACGATAG GGATTTGCAGCGGATATCTGGAAACAGTACTTCTAAAGTAGGGCACTTGAGCATGAAAGAG ATAAAAGAGCTAGGCAGTGCTCATCAATCTGTGGAGAAGTTTCATGATGAAAGAATTCCTACCATTGAAGATGCTTTGACG GTTGAAAGAACAAAGTGTTCAAATTGCCTTGTATGGGCTAAAAGTGACAGTTTAGCAAGGGATGTAATTAAACTATCACCGCATACTATG GTGGGTTACATTGTCATGAAGGATCCTTCTACTGGGGCTAGAACCAAATTATTGAGGATGAAAAGTGCTGGAGTCGTTGGTGTCTATCACCCTTTGGTTGATGAAAAGCTTGTGAAAATTCTGCATGG GAGGAATAAAGAAGTCTATGCCTGGACTGTCGATGACGTGGATTCCATGCAAAAGATGTTGTTTGAGCGAGTGGATGCTGTTGTTACAAGCAACCCTACTCTACTTCAACGTCTAATGCAAGATACTAGAACACAATGCCTTGAGGAAGGTTTTACGATGTCACAATGA
- the LOC132180256 gene encoding uncharacterized protein LOC132180256, whose amino-acid sequence MAMASIGLGPWFHKKIVDPLLQILRRGAEPKQLAFSAALGITLGVFPICGVTVFLCGMAIALLQSRCHAPTAMLANFIATPLELSLLVPFLRLGETISGGPQFPLTSDALKKVLTGQASREVLLSIAHALLGWLVAAPFIFATLYVTFLPCFKFLVHKFNPVPLSPKKPLHSSSDIRLKVRDV is encoded by the exons atggcaaTGGCAAGCATTGGATTGGGTCCTTGGTTCCACAAGAAGATCGTCGATCCTCTTCTCCAAATCCTCCgcag gGGTGCTGAGCCGAAGCAACTGGCATTCTCTGCTGCTCTTGGCATTACCTTGGGAGTATTTCCAATATGTG GGGTCACTGTGTTTCTATGTGGGATGGCTATTGCATTGCTTCAATCTCGTTGCCATGCTCCAACTGCAATGCTGGCAAACTTTATTGCTACTCCATTAGAGTTGAG TCTGCTGGTACCCTTCTTGCGCCTTGGTGAAACTATCTCTGGTGGACCTCAATTTCCATTGACATCTGATGCTCTGAAGAAGGTCTTAACTGGGCAAGCTTCGCGTGAAGTCCTCCTAAGTATAGCTCATGCG TTGTTGGGATGGCTTGTTGCAGCGCCCTTTATCTTCGCCACGCTGTATGTGACATTCTTGCCGTGTTTTAAGTTCTTGGTTCACAAGTTCAACCCTGTTCCTTTAAGCCCAAAGAAACCACTTCATTCAAGCTCCGATATCAGGCTCAAGGTAAGGGATGTCTGA
- the LOC132181492 gene encoding single-stranded DNA-binding protein WHY2, mitochondrial, whose amino-acid sequence MMKLSRLLPSRKQLSEKLLYGKVADVKDSSWLYAFTFRAGISTARENFASKGDVSNQIFASYDVYKGKASLSVRPVLPTFTKSDSGSLRVRRRGVMMLSFLPAVGERKYDYEKKQFFALSATEVGSLISLGPKDSCEFFHDPSMLTSNSGQVRKTLSIKAHADGTGYLISLNVVNNILKTKEYFTVPVTTAEAAVIKTACSFALPHILGWDRLTNQLPRHIEGHPSKVDPKNMDLEWDK is encoded by the exons ATGATGAAGCTATCGCGCCTTTTGCCGTCCAG GAAGCAGTTGTCTGAAAAACTGTTATATGGGAAAGTTGCTGATGTTAAAGATTCTTCATGGTTGTATGCTTTTACATTTCGGGCTGGGATATCAACTGCTAGAGAGAATTTTGCTTCTAAAG GAGATGTTTCAAATCAAATATTTGCTTCTTATGATGTTTACAAGGGCAAAGCTTCACTGTCTGTGAGACCTGTTCTCCCAACTTTCACCAAATCGGAT TCTGGTAGTCTTAGAGTTCGTCGCCGTGGTGTCATGATGTTGTCATTTTTACCTGCTGTTGGTGAGCGCAAGTATGATTATGAGAAGAAACAG TTTTTTGCTTTGTCGGCAACAGAGGTTGGGTCTTTGATAAGCTTGGGTCCCAAAGATTCTTGTGAATTCTTCCATGATCCATCAATGCTAAcaag TAATTCTGGTCAAGTCAGGAAGACCTTATCAATTAAGGCTCATGCAGATGGTACTGGCTATTTAATTTCTTTGA ATGTTGTCAACAATATTCTTAAAACCAAAGAATACTTCACTGTTCCTGTCACGACTGCAGAAGCTGCAGTGATAAAGACAGCTTGCAGC TTTGCATTGCCCCACATCTTGGGTTGGGACCGGTTAACTAATCAGCTGCCGAGACACATAGAGGGGCACCCATCAAAAGTGGATCCAAAAAATATGGACTTAGAGTGGGATAAATGA
- the LOC132183303 gene encoding tRNA-specific adenosine deaminase TAD3 isoform X1 — protein MNKTTDSWEILHIPDKPPTPPDQQPTVNVFASVIEPKLTNTLVRRLNQIAPLEALRHVKRVQKKYLEGGKTQLSVILCLACENDNQLDSMPHGVQELVNFYQLSPFITKVCKFDALSKEEWEEQCKLWPTSYHPPTYNIDGITGFGQEDSQSVFSFMKFAVELAKSDHGLVVNAAVIVDPSVKQVIASACDESCCWNTPTNKTSIRPCSLKQPEACISHPDSNIVVTHDSLLPNGSTTKLEQLCTGVSCLYPWQWSEKQPHTPNSCYWHPLRHAALVAIESSAARDRQLFSGLGDFEDKSSELDHMQSSFTSSPAKRQKINLNNVEDDEKLDTLTEGHHCISARPYLCTGYDIYLVWEPCTMCAMALVHQRIRRIFYAFPNLNAGALGSVYRLQGEKSLNHRFAVFRVLLPEEVLDVKL, from the exons ATGAACAAGACCACAGACTCGTGGGAAATCCTTCACATCCCAGACAAGCCTCCAACGCCGCCTGACCAACAACCCACCG TGAATGTTTTTGCTTCAGTTATTGAGCCAAAGCTCACCAACACTTTGGTAAG GCGTTTAAATCAGATAGCGCCACTGGAGGCTCTCCGCCATGTGAAGCGTGTGCAGAAGAAATATCTTGAAGGAG GGAAAACTCAGTTATCAGTGATCTTATGTCTGGCATGTGAAAATGACAATCAGTTGGACAGTATGCCGCATGGTGTACAGGAGCTGGTCAATTTCTACCAGTTGAGTCCTTTTATTACAAAA GTTTGCAAATTTGATGCATTATCAAAGGAAGAGTGGGAAGAACAATGCAAGCTTTGGCCAACATCATATCATCCACCAACTTA CAATATTGATGGCATCACTGGATTTGGCCAAGAGGACTCGCAATCCGTTTTCAGCTTCATGAAATTTGCTGTTGAGTTGGCAAAATCTGATCATGGTTTG GTAGTGAATGCTGCAGTGATTGTGGATCCTTCAGTTAAGCAAGTAATTGCTAGTGCATGTGATGAAAGTTGCTGTTGGAATACTCCCACAAACAAAACCAGCATTCGACCTTGCTCCTTGAAACAGCCAGAAGCTTGTATTTCCCATCCTGATTCCAATATAGTAGTAACCCATGACAGTTTACTTCCAAATGGTTCCACCACTAAACTTGAACAATTATGTACTGGTGTTTCTTGTTTATACCCTTGGCAGTGGTCTGAAAAACAACCACATACACCAAATTCTTGTTATTGGCACCCTTTACGACATGCTGCACTTGTAGCCATTGAATCCTCTGCAGCTAGAGACAGGCAACTTTTCTCTGGTTTGGGAGACTTTGAAGATAAATCTTCTGAGTTGGATCATATGCAGTCTTCTTTCACAAGCTCTCCAgctaaaagacaaaaaatcaatcttaacAAT GTTGAGGATGATGAGAAACTGGATACTCTTACTGAAGGGCATCATTGTATATCAGCCAGACCTTATCTATGTACTGGGTATGACATCTACCTTGTTTGGGAGCCATGTACAAT GTGTGCAATGGCACTTGTTCATCAACGAATTAGGCGCATATTTTATGCTTTCCCAAATCTCAATGCTGGTGCCTTGGGCAGTGTTTACAGATTACAGGGAGAGAAAAGCTTAAATCATCGCTTTGCTGTTTTCAGAGTCTTGTTGCCTGAAGAAGTGCTAGATGTGAAACTTTAA
- the LOC132183303 gene encoding tRNA-specific adenosine deaminase TAD3 isoform X2, translated as MFLLQLLSQSSPTLWRLNQIAPLEALRHVKRVQKKYLEGGKTQLSVILCLACENDNQLDSMPHGVQELVNFYQLSPFITKVCKFDALSKEEWEEQCKLWPTSYHPPTYNIDGITGFGQEDSQSVFSFMKFAVELAKSDHGLVVNAAVIVDPSVKQVIASACDESCCWNTPTNKTSIRPCSLKQPEACISHPDSNIVVTHDSLLPNGSTTKLEQLCTGVSCLYPWQWSEKQPHTPNSCYWHPLRHAALVAIESSAARDRQLFSGLGDFEDKSSELDHMQSSFTSSPAKRQKINLNNVEDDEKLDTLTEGHHCISARPYLCTGYDIYLVWEPCTMCAMALVHQRIRRIFYAFPNLNAGALGSVYRLQGEKSLNHRFAVFRVLLPEEVLDVKL; from the exons ATGTTTTTGCTTCAGTTATTGAGCCAAAGCTCACCAACACTTTG GCGTTTAAATCAGATAGCGCCACTGGAGGCTCTCCGCCATGTGAAGCGTGTGCAGAAGAAATATCTTGAAGGAG GGAAAACTCAGTTATCAGTGATCTTATGTCTGGCATGTGAAAATGACAATCAGTTGGACAGTATGCCGCATGGTGTACAGGAGCTGGTCAATTTCTACCAGTTGAGTCCTTTTATTACAAAA GTTTGCAAATTTGATGCATTATCAAAGGAAGAGTGGGAAGAACAATGCAAGCTTTGGCCAACATCATATCATCCACCAACTTA CAATATTGATGGCATCACTGGATTTGGCCAAGAGGACTCGCAATCCGTTTTCAGCTTCATGAAATTTGCTGTTGAGTTGGCAAAATCTGATCATGGTTTG GTAGTGAATGCTGCAGTGATTGTGGATCCTTCAGTTAAGCAAGTAATTGCTAGTGCATGTGATGAAAGTTGCTGTTGGAATACTCCCACAAACAAAACCAGCATTCGACCTTGCTCCTTGAAACAGCCAGAAGCTTGTATTTCCCATCCTGATTCCAATATAGTAGTAACCCATGACAGTTTACTTCCAAATGGTTCCACCACTAAACTTGAACAATTATGTACTGGTGTTTCTTGTTTATACCCTTGGCAGTGGTCTGAAAAACAACCACATACACCAAATTCTTGTTATTGGCACCCTTTACGACATGCTGCACTTGTAGCCATTGAATCCTCTGCAGCTAGAGACAGGCAACTTTTCTCTGGTTTGGGAGACTTTGAAGATAAATCTTCTGAGTTGGATCATATGCAGTCTTCTTTCACAAGCTCTCCAgctaaaagacaaaaaatcaatcttaacAAT GTTGAGGATGATGAGAAACTGGATACTCTTACTGAAGGGCATCATTGTATATCAGCCAGACCTTATCTATGTACTGGGTATGACATCTACCTTGTTTGGGAGCCATGTACAAT GTGTGCAATGGCACTTGTTCATCAACGAATTAGGCGCATATTTTATGCTTTCCCAAATCTCAATGCTGGTGCCTTGGGCAGTGTTTACAGATTACAGGGAGAGAAAAGCTTAAATCATCGCTTTGCTGTTTTCAGAGTCTTGTTGCCTGAAGAAGTGCTAGATGTGAAACTTTAA